From one Halosimplex rubrum genomic stretch:
- a CDS encoding DUF7260 family protein, which translates to MTETLHDRVADAVETVDREIEYITDERAAFDRFRARLSKVEPWTPATADGPATDAAGIGAGSAATGSAPALAAARSEPPVGTGLRTVRRAYRETVMAVPHFEAEYDDTLRANLAAECGADVAAQVVEGTRLTPPLYRALAAAADRAVDERSRFRRSLERERDSLTTVGDGLAACERRLDEIDAELDGADPERLGRLDERLADAEASCADLADERQRLVHGRPAVPLSGVDGVSLINFLYGDRERRCPGLAAVADCLGRVRDLRTRCLR; encoded by the coding sequence ATGACGGAGACACTGCACGACCGGGTCGCCGACGCCGTCGAGACCGTCGACAGGGAGATCGAGTACATCACCGACGAGCGGGCGGCGTTCGACCGCTTCCGCGCCCGTCTCTCGAAGGTCGAACCGTGGACCCCCGCGACGGCCGACGGACCCGCGACCGACGCCGCGGGCATCGGCGCGGGTTCGGCGGCCACCGGTTCCGCCCCGGCGCTCGCCGCGGCGCGGTCCGAGCCGCCCGTCGGTACCGGACTCCGGACCGTCCGGAGGGCCTACCGCGAGACCGTGATGGCGGTGCCGCACTTCGAGGCCGAGTACGACGACACGCTCCGGGCCAACCTCGCCGCCGAGTGCGGCGCCGACGTGGCCGCGCAGGTCGTCGAGGGCACGCGGCTGACGCCGCCGCTGTACCGCGCACTCGCCGCCGCCGCCGACCGGGCCGTCGACGAACGGTCGCGGTTCCGTCGCTCCCTCGAACGCGAGCGCGACTCGCTGACGACCGTCGGGGACGGCCTCGCGGCCTGCGAGCGGCGGCTCGACGAGATCGACGCCGAACTCGACGGCGCCGACCCCGAGCGACTGGGCCGCCTCGACGAACGGCTGGCCGACGCCGAGGCGAGCTGCGCCGACCTGGCCGACGAGCGCCAGCGACTCGTCCACGGGCGCCCCGCGGTCCCCCTCTCCGGCGTCGACGGCGTGAGCCTGATCAACTTCCTCTACGGCGACCGCGAGCGGCGGTGTCCCGGGCTGGCCGCCGTCGCCGACTGCCTCGGACGGGTCCGCGACCTCCGGACGCGCTGTCTGCGGTGA
- a CDS encoding NADPH-dependent FMN reductase: MTRPDVVAVCGSRREGSYTRRALRTALDAAAEAGADTELLDLRTIDLPPFDPDAEEGEAVTEFKRRVREADAVILGSPVYHGSYSATLKDALDYCGKDEFTDATVGLLATAGGGSYASTFDHLRTVVRSVHGWTIPTQVGIRGAYDKFDGSEVVEPGLEDRIRKLGREVAANADVAPAARRERGVVAAVDCDD; encoded by the coding sequence ATGACCCGCCCCGACGTGGTCGCCGTCTGCGGCAGTCGCCGCGAGGGCAGTTACACCCGCCGGGCCCTCCGGACCGCGCTCGACGCGGCCGCCGAGGCCGGCGCCGACACCGAGTTGCTCGACCTGCGAACGATCGACCTGCCGCCGTTCGACCCCGACGCCGAGGAGGGAGAGGCGGTGACCGAGTTCAAGCGGCGCGTCCGCGAGGCCGACGCCGTGATCCTGGGCTCGCCCGTCTACCACGGCTCCTACTCGGCGACGCTGAAGGACGCGCTGGACTACTGCGGCAAAGACGAGTTCACCGACGCGACCGTCGGCCTGCTCGCGACCGCCGGCGGCGGCAGCTACGCGAGCACGTTCGACCACCTCCGAACCGTGGTCCGGTCGGTCCACGGCTGGACGATACCCACCCAGGTCGGCATCCGCGGCGCCTACGACAAGTTCGACGGGTCCGAAGTCGTCGAGCCGGGCCTGGAAGACCGGATCCGAAAACTCGGCCGCGAGGTCGCCGCCAACGCGGACGTGGCGCCGGCCGCCCGCCGCGAGCGAGGCGTCGTGGCCGCCGTCGACTGCGACGACTGA
- a CDS encoding dihydrodipicolinate synthase family protein, which translates to MANTGPTHDVSIHGVIPPTITAFTDEEELALDATAAHARFVVDRGVHGVFPLGTNGEFPMLKPDERAAVVEAVVDEVGEEVPVIAGVSAPSTRNTVSYSRDAAEAGADAVVVGVPYYYPIDNDAVVEHYEEVTDAVDVPVYIYHFPARMGNKLDLDTLDRLAAIDGIVGVKDSSGDVAWLGQAIDRHPELTYLAGLDSLLFAELEIGCTGLVSAVSNVFPEMAVELYESYVDGDETRARELQSRVFDVWKAIDQGPYLGGVKSALDLHPEVDFDPGPMRRPLQRMSEEEEVQLERTLRTLDLI; encoded by the coding sequence ATGGCGAACACTGGCCCGACGCACGACGTATCGATACACGGGGTGATCCCGCCGACGATCACCGCCTTCACCGACGAGGAGGAGCTGGCGCTCGACGCGACGGCGGCTCACGCGCGGTTCGTGGTGGACAGGGGAGTCCACGGCGTGTTCCCGCTGGGGACCAACGGGGAGTTCCCGATGCTCAAGCCCGACGAGCGGGCCGCGGTCGTCGAGGCCGTCGTCGACGAAGTGGGCGAGGAGGTGCCCGTGATCGCCGGTGTCAGCGCACCGAGCACCCGAAACACCGTCTCCTACTCGCGCGACGCCGCGGAGGCGGGCGCGGACGCCGTCGTCGTGGGAGTCCCCTACTACTACCCGATCGACAACGACGCCGTCGTCGAACACTACGAGGAGGTCACCGACGCCGTCGACGTCCCGGTGTACATCTATCACTTCCCCGCGCGGATGGGCAACAAGCTCGATCTGGACACCCTCGACCGGCTCGCGGCCATCGACGGGATCGTCGGCGTCAAGGACTCCAGCGGCGACGTGGCGTGGCTCGGCCAGGCCATCGACCGCCACCCCGAACTCACGTATCTCGCCGGGCTGGACTCGCTGCTGTTCGCCGAACTGGAGATCGGCTGTACCGGCCTGGTGAGCGCCGTCTCGAACGTCTTCCCGGAGATGGCGGTCGAGCTGTACGAGTCCTACGTCGACGGCGACGAGACCCGCGCCCGCGAGCTCCAGAGCCGCGTGTTCGACGTGTGGAAGGCCATCGACCAGGGACCCTACCTCGGCGGCGTCAAGTCCGCCCTCGACCTCCATCCCGAGGTCGACTTCGACCCCGGCCCGATGCGACGGCCGCTCCAGCGGATGAGCGAGGAGGAGGAAGTGCAACTGGAACGGACGCTGCGGACGCTCGACCTGATCTGA
- a CDS encoding carbohydrate kinase family protein — MPDVLVAGETLVDFLPEGDSPLATTDAFARRPGGAPANVAVRLAQLDRPAWFWTRVGDDPFGDFLAETLADRGVPDRFVERDPEAKTTLAFVSGDPTSGPRFTFYRDRTADTRLQPGRVPADALDAVEWVVVGSVPLASDPARSAVHDLVDRANARDCTVVFDLNARPELWGDADFARQADRILPAVDAVKASPEDLGPAGIEGDTDDIDAVAPRIHERGPHTVFLTLGEGGAAARATDDAPWGPAAASHGGYAVDAVDTTGAGDAFTAGVVDALAGGGRDLSAVLERGNAVAAAATTRAGGMADLPNSDSVV; from the coding sequence ATGCCCGACGTTCTCGTCGCCGGCGAGACGCTCGTCGACTTCCTGCCGGAGGGAGACTCGCCCCTCGCGACCACCGACGCGTTCGCCCGCCGGCCGGGCGGGGCCCCCGCTAACGTCGCCGTCCGCCTCGCCCAACTCGACCGCCCCGCCTGGTTCTGGACCCGCGTCGGGGACGACCCGTTCGGCGACTTCCTGGCCGAGACGCTCGCCGACCGCGGCGTCCCCGACCGCTTCGTCGAGCGGGACCCCGAAGCGAAGACCACCCTCGCGTTCGTCAGCGGCGACCCGACGAGCGGCCCACGGTTCACCTTCTACCGCGACCGCACCGCCGACACCCGCCTCCAGCCGGGCCGCGTCCCCGCCGACGCCCTCGACGCCGTCGAGTGGGTCGTCGTCGGTAGCGTCCCGCTGGCCAGCGACCCCGCCCGCAGCGCCGTCCACGACCTCGTCGACCGCGCGAACGCCCGCGACTGCACCGTCGTCTTCGACCTCAACGCCCGGCCGGAGCTGTGGGGCGACGCCGATTTCGCCCGACAGGCCGACCGGATACTCCCGGCCGTCGACGCCGTCAAGGCTTCTCCTGAGGACTTGGGACCGGCCGGGATCGAGGGCGATACCGACGACATCGACGCCGTCGCGCCCCGAATCCACGAGCGCGGTCCACACACCGTCTTCCTGACGCTGGGCGAGGGCGGCGCGGCGGCCCGGGCGACCGACGACGCGCCCTGGGGCCCCGCCGCGGCGAGCCACGGCGGCTACGCCGTCGACGCGGTCGACACCACGGGGGCCGGCGACGCCTTCACCGCCGGCGTCGTCGACGCGCTGGCCGGCGGTGGACGCGACCTCTCGGCGGTCCTCGAACGCGGGAACGCCGTCGCCGCCGCGGCGACCACCCGCGCCGGCGGGATGGCCGACCTCCCGAACTCCGATTCCGTCGTGTAG
- a CDS encoding ABC transporter substrate-binding protein, whose product MPRDPNGSGSDLSRRQYAQILAGLGAAGLAGCPSGSGGGDTPTDGGGGGEDTQTDAGGDGGDTPTESDDGGSETATDRPAVTDTVRVAVNNSPDVFNWNPWTPQDNTYGDNWMSELNGLNNVHTKTNAYSGTTVPTPHKPDHEEVELMTWIEDWSVNEPYDWRHHLDDRASFWNGDPYDAPTLVQHNHTAWFFNGNKYTEGATFNEEAEDQWTRHGWFDKGTIPAQDPNPVAKPIIEAQAKGLLFNPPLHTDFTDPYHEQFQDASSADEVSSVSDELASDRVSLQRIAMEEGEGWGSGMYVLENMDDVGSESMVLRKNDDHPNAGHTNVENVEIFWADASRRQTLASNGSIDFNGGAVTPSSDFNREMLPDHMQELTRWLNSTLGTQWLMNWHNPHLQRLWVRRALVEAVDWNAVVANGFGQETGQTTSYDTFLMDSENESTFSEEFLNSLHTYSREQNVETANQYMQNAGYSRQGGQWVDPNGNQATIDLTAQSGNSSYVQAAQTIRANLANWGFGVNFSTPGFSTWSDSLNPEGSGLNYDTSIFWSDTATIFGKYNDRGAWWGEALLGGSPTAGSVFELTEEDDRDTQNKPVHVQLPEEVGSIEAPDEAGINPDLDNGREVDMFDVVQAIREPGASQEEVLELYRTCAQYYNYYLPDFVFAQSLSGTWGNVRDFEWPDDGARALDYARNVNMPIGTTLTGLTQASTDEEFEPPE is encoded by the coding sequence ATGCCACGCGATCCCAATGGCAGTGGTTCGGACCTGTCACGTCGACAGTACGCACAGATACTCGCGGGCCTGGGTGCGGCGGGCCTGGCGGGGTGTCCCAGCGGCAGCGGTGGCGGCGACACGCCGACCGACGGTGGCGGTGGCGGCGAGGACACCCAGACCGACGCGGGGGGAGACGGCGGTGACACGCCGACGGAGTCGGACGACGGCGGGAGCGAGACCGCCACCGACCGCCCGGCGGTCACCGACACCGTCCGCGTCGCGGTCAACAACTCCCCGGACGTGTTCAACTGGAACCCCTGGACGCCCCAGGACAACACCTACGGCGACAACTGGATGTCGGAGCTGAACGGGCTCAACAACGTCCACACGAAGACCAACGCCTACAGCGGGACGACGGTGCCGACCCCGCACAAACCCGACCACGAGGAGGTCGAGCTGATGACGTGGATCGAGGACTGGTCGGTCAACGAGCCCTACGACTGGCGCCACCACCTCGACGACCGGGCGTCGTTCTGGAACGGCGACCCCTACGACGCGCCGACGCTGGTCCAGCACAACCACACCGCCTGGTTCTTCAACGGCAACAAGTACACCGAGGGCGCGACGTTCAACGAGGAGGCCGAGGACCAGTGGACCCGCCACGGCTGGTTCGACAAAGGGACGATCCCGGCGCAGGACCCCAACCCCGTCGCCAAGCCGATCATCGAAGCCCAGGCGAAGGGCCTACTCTTCAACCCGCCGCTGCACACCGACTTCACGGACCCGTACCACGAGCAGTTCCAGGACGCCTCCTCGGCCGACGAGGTCTCGTCGGTCAGCGACGAACTGGCGAGCGACCGCGTCTCCCTGCAGCGCATCGCCATGGAGGAGGGCGAGGGCTGGGGGTCGGGGATGTACGTCCTCGAGAACATGGACGACGTGGGCTCGGAGTCGATGGTCCTCCGGAAGAACGACGACCACCCCAACGCCGGCCACACGAACGTCGAGAACGTCGAGATCTTCTGGGCGGACGCGAGCCGGCGCCAGACGCTCGCGAGCAACGGCTCGATCGACTTCAACGGCGGCGCCGTCACGCCGAGTTCCGACTTCAACCGCGAGATGCTCCCCGACCACATGCAGGAGCTGACGCGGTGGCTCAACTCCACGCTGGGCACCCAGTGGCTGATGAACTGGCACAACCCGCACCTCCAGCGGCTGTGGGTGCGCCGGGCCCTGGTCGAGGCGGTCGACTGGAACGCCGTCGTCGCCAACGGCTTCGGCCAGGAGACCGGCCAGACCACCTCCTACGACACGTTCCTGATGGACTCGGAGAACGAGTCCACCTTCTCCGAGGAGTTCCTGAACAGCCTCCACACTTACTCCCGCGAGCAGAACGTCGAGACCGCGAACCAGTACATGCAGAACGCGGGGTACAGCAGGCAGGGCGGCCAGTGGGTCGACCCCAACGGCAACCAGGCCACGATCGACCTCACGGCCCAGTCGGGCAACAGCAGCTACGTCCAGGCCGCCCAGACCATCCGGGCGAACCTCGCCAACTGGGGCTTCGGCGTCAACTTCTCGACGCCCGGCTTCTCGACGTGGTCGGACAGCCTCAACCCGGAAGGCAGCGGGCTGAACTACGACACGTCGATCTTCTGGTCGGACACCGCCACCATCTTCGGCAAGTACAACGACCGCGGCGCCTGGTGGGGCGAGGCCCTGCTCGGCGGCAGCCCCACCGCCGGCAGCGTCTTCGAACTCACCGAGGAGGACGACCGCGACACCCAGAACAAGCCCGTCCACGTCCAGTTGCCCGAGGAGGTCGGCTCCATCGAGGCGCCCGACGAGGCCGGCATCAACCCCGACCTGGACAACGGCCGCGAGGTCGACATGTTCGACGTCGTCCAGGCGATCCGCGAGCCCGGCGCCTCCCAGGAGGAGGTTCTCGAGCTGTACCGCACCTGCGCGCAGTACTACAACTACTACCTCCCCGACTTCGTGTTCGCCCAGTCGCTGTCCGGGACGTGGGGCAACGTCCGGGACTTCGAGTGGCCGGACGACGGCGCCCGCGCCCTCGACTACGCGCGCAACGTCAACATGCCGATCGGGACCACCCTGACCGGACTCACGCAGGCAAGCACCGACGAGGAGTTCGAACCGCCGGAGTGA
- a CDS encoding SDR family NAD(P)-dependent oxidoreductase has product MGTTDFDFAGETALVTGGGSGIGRALALAFADAGAAVVVADRRERPRGDDAAVPTHGAIERDGGRAEFVETDVSDPVQVETAVEAARALGGVDVMVNNAGVHLTESVLDITPEQFDRLHAVNVRGCLFGCQAAARDMRERGVEGAILNMSSISATMAKPGQIGYESTKGAIRMITRSAALELAPDVRVNAVAPGRTATGFGDSSAAEKRRSVETGDLLKPIPMGRAGTVDDVTGAALFLASDAAGYVTGETVHVDGGYQVV; this is encoded by the coding sequence ATGGGAACGACCGACTTCGACTTCGCGGGCGAGACGGCCCTGGTCACCGGCGGGGGTTCCGGCATCGGGCGGGCGCTCGCGCTGGCGTTCGCCGACGCCGGCGCGGCCGTCGTCGTCGCCGACAGGCGCGAGCGGCCGCGGGGCGACGACGCGGCGGTCCCGACGCACGGGGCCATCGAACGCGACGGCGGCCGCGCCGAGTTCGTCGAGACGGACGTGTCCGACCCGGTGCAGGTCGAGACCGCCGTCGAAGCGGCGCGGGCGCTGGGCGGCGTCGACGTGATGGTCAACAACGCCGGCGTCCACCTGACCGAGTCGGTGCTCGACATCACTCCCGAACAGTTCGACCGTCTCCACGCCGTCAACGTCCGGGGCTGTCTGTTCGGCTGTCAGGCCGCCGCCCGGGACATGCGCGAGCGCGGCGTCGAGGGCGCGATCCTCAACATGTCCTCGATCTCCGCGACGATGGCCAAACCCGGACAGATCGGCTACGAGTCGACGAAGGGAGCGATCCGGATGATCACCCGGAGCGCTGCGCTGGAACTCGCCCCCGACGTCCGGGTCAACGCCGTCGCGCCCGGGCGGACGGCGACGGGATTCGGCGACTCCTCGGCCGCCGAGAAGCGTCGTTCGGTCGAGACGGGCGACCTGCTGAAACCGATCCCGATGGGTCGAGCCGGGACTGTCGACGACGTGACCGGCGCCGCGCTGTTCCTCGCCAGCGACGCCGCCGGCTACGTCACCGGCGAGACCGTCCACGTCGACGGCGGCTACCAGGTGGTCTGA
- a CDS encoding beta/alpha barrel domain-containing protein, with product MFGSDRSTRVGIDGDRFTIDGRPTYEGASHEGVSIEGRLFNARLVHAWFDDDNPETRDEWAYPDTGEWDPERNVAEFCAALPAYRDRGLRAIAANLQCGSPEGYSETQPWTVSAFRPDGSLKPDWMARVERVLDRADDLGMVVVLGLFYFGQDGVLEDEAAVKRAVDEAVGWLLDREYTNVLVEVANECDINYDHDIIDVERVTELVERVRGIERDGFGYPVGVSTSGGVVPPDDVVGASDFALLHGNGVDDPDRIREMVAEVRERPSYEPMPVVFNEDDHFAFGSASNLDAAVEAGASWGYFDPGENDYWHGYQSPPVRWDANTPRKKAFFAYLDGVTGPEDAPATDDES from the coding sequence ATGTTCGGCAGCGACCGGTCGACTCGCGTCGGTATCGACGGCGACCGGTTCACGATCGACGGGCGCCCGACTTACGAGGGGGCCAGCCACGAGGGAGTCTCGATCGAGGGGCGGCTGTTCAACGCCCGCCTCGTCCACGCGTGGTTCGACGACGACAACCCCGAGACCCGCGACGAGTGGGCCTACCCCGACACCGGGGAGTGGGACCCCGAGCGCAACGTCGCCGAGTTCTGCGCGGCGCTGCCCGCCTACCGCGACCGCGGTCTGCGCGCGATCGCCGCGAACCTCCAGTGCGGTAGCCCGGAGGGCTACTCGGAGACCCAGCCGTGGACCGTCTCGGCCTTTCGCCCGGACGGCTCGCTGAAACCCGACTGGATGGCCCGCGTCGAGCGCGTCCTCGACCGCGCCGACGACCTCGGGATGGTCGTCGTCCTCGGCCTGTTCTACTTCGGTCAGGACGGGGTCCTCGAAGACGAGGCGGCGGTGAAGCGGGCCGTGGACGAGGCCGTCGGGTGGCTGCTCGACCGGGAGTACACGAACGTCTTGGTCGAGGTCGCCAACGAGTGCGACATCAACTACGACCACGACATCATCGACGTCGAGCGGGTGACGGAGCTGGTCGAGCGCGTGCGAGGGATCGAACGCGACGGGTTCGGCTACCCCGTCGGCGTCAGTACCAGCGGCGGCGTCGTCCCGCCGGACGACGTGGTCGGGGCCTCCGACTTCGCCCTGCTGCACGGCAACGGCGTCGACGACCCCGACCGCATCCGCGAGATGGTCGCCGAAGTCCGCGAACGCCCGTCCTACGAGCCGATGCCGGTCGTCTTCAACGAGGACGACCACTTCGCGTTCGGCTCGGCGTCGAACCTCGATGCCGCGGTCGAGGCCGGCGCCTCCTGGGGCTACTTCGACCCCGGCGAGAACGACTACTGGCACGGCTACCAGTCGCCGCCGGTCCGCTGGGACGCCAACACGCCCCGCAAGAAGGCCTTCTTCGCGTACCTCGACGGCGTCACCGGCCCCGAGGACGCGCCAGCGACGGACGACGAGTCCTAG
- a CDS encoding RNA 2'-phosphotransferase, with translation MTDLGACDDHGYFEGGTCPVCDREGDAVLAGGRRRRLSKFLSGALRHFPDDAGLTLDGAGWTAFDDLVAAVERQYDWADREAVAAVVATDPNGRFERTGGSRAGGSSRVEGAGDRVRAAYGHSVDVDLDSGDDSVPDTLYHGTAPGTVDAIREEGLQPMSRQLVHLSGTVAEARRVGARHATEPVVFEIGAARMLDDGREIARRGRTTYTTERVPPAYLSVLDDE, from the coding sequence ATGACCGACCTTGGCGCTTGTGACGACCACGGCTACTTCGAGGGCGGGACCTGTCCCGTCTGCGACCGCGAGGGGGACGCAGTCCTCGCCGGCGGGCGTCGCCGCCGGCTCTCGAAGTTCCTGTCGGGGGCGCTGCGGCACTTCCCCGACGACGCCGGGTTGACGCTGGACGGCGCGGGCTGGACCGCCTTCGACGACTTGGTCGCCGCGGTCGAACGACAGTACGACTGGGCCGACCGCGAGGCCGTCGCCGCCGTCGTCGCGACCGACCCGAACGGCCGTTTCGAGCGCACCGGCGGGTCCCGAGCGGGCGGCAGTTCACGCGTCGAGGGGGCGGGTGACCGCGTCCGCGCGGCCTACGGCCACTCGGTCGACGTGGACCTCGACTCGGGCGACGACTCGGTCCCCGATACCCTCTATCACGGTACCGCGCCCGGGACCGTCGACGCGATCCGCGAGGAGGGACTCCAGCCGATGTCGCGCCAGCTGGTCCACCTCTCCGGGACGGTCGCGGAAGCGCGGCGCGTCGGCGCTCGCCACGCCACCGAGCCGGTCGTGTTCGAGATCGGCGCCGCCCGGATGCTCGACGACGGCCGCGAGATCGCCCGCCGCGGCCGGACGACCTACACGACCGAGCGCGTGCCGCCCGCGTACCTCTCGGTGCTCGACGACGAGTGA
- a CDS encoding DUF5786 family protein: MGFGSYDESEQENQSGDADYDEDDAVNVHEHDHEGEVSVEGADEADELVDRLQDMK; the protein is encoded by the coding sequence ATGGGCTTCGGGAGCTACGACGAATCCGAACAGGAGAACCAGAGCGGGGACGCCGACTACGACGAGGACGACGCCGTCAACGTCCACGAACACGACCACGAGGGGGAGGTCTCCGTCGAGGGCGCCGACGAGGCCGACGAGCTCGTCGACCGGCTGCAGGACATGAAATAG
- a CDS encoding DMT family transporter, whose protein sequence is MRPYLTLALAIAAEVTGTTALKASEGFSNPLPTAAVVVGYVGSFYLLGLTLDELPVGLVYATWAGVGIVATALVGVVVFEENLDAAGVVGMALVVAGVAVLNAFSDAYAPAH, encoded by the coding sequence ATGCGACCGTACCTGACGCTCGCGCTCGCTATCGCCGCGGAGGTGACCGGGACGACCGCGCTGAAGGCCAGCGAGGGGTTCTCGAACCCCCTCCCGACCGCCGCCGTCGTCGTCGGCTACGTCGGTTCGTTCTACCTGCTCGGGCTGACGCTCGACGAACTCCCCGTCGGGCTGGTCTACGCGACGTGGGCCGGCGTCGGCATCGTGGCGACGGCGCTGGTCGGCGTGGTCGTCTTCGAAGAGAATCTCGACGCGGCCGGAGTCGTCGGGATGGCCCTCGTCGTCGCCGGCGTCGCCGTGTTGAACGCGTTCTCGGACGCCTACGCGCCCGCGCACTGA
- a CDS encoding TrmB family transcriptional regulator, producing MSDLGELGLSSYEEKVYRTLLSLGSATAQEASDASGVPMGRIYDVLNGLDARDVVRSQSTEPTRYAAVDPETAVDRLLAECRRELDAREARYEAIAEGIGPELAATTPAESRFWTAPLGSDAAVSLERDLFASAGEAVRSAMSYPYAGAPWDRYEPEVDPFYEAVGDGVEVRLLGHAAMLDAAPPGAAERVADAPANVSVRVTTDLGTTFDIVDGNELTLHVPHPTERGERLGVIHVRDESMAGRLVEVFDRAWEAATPLSAVAEGEVPVGE from the coding sequence ATGTCTGACCTGGGGGAGCTGGGGCTGTCGAGCTACGAGGAGAAGGTCTACCGGACGCTGCTGTCGCTCGGATCGGCGACGGCCCAGGAGGCCTCCGACGCCAGCGGCGTCCCGATGGGGCGGATCTACGACGTGCTGAACGGGCTCGACGCTCGCGACGTGGTACGGAGCCAGTCGACCGAGCCGACGCGGTACGCGGCGGTCGACCCGGAGACGGCGGTCGATCGGTTGCTCGCCGAGTGCCGTCGGGAGCTCGACGCCCGCGAGGCGCGCTACGAGGCGATCGCCGAGGGGATCGGACCGGAACTGGCGGCGACGACGCCCGCGGAGAGCCGGTTCTGGACGGCCCCGTTGGGCAGCGACGCGGCCGTCTCGCTGGAGCGGGATCTGTTCGCTTCGGCGGGCGAGGCGGTCCGGTCGGCGATGAGCTACCCCTACGCAGGGGCGCCGTGGGACCGGTACGAACCCGAGGTCGACCCCTTCTACGAGGCGGTCGGTGACGGCGTCGAGGTGCGACTACTCGGTCACGCGGCGATGCTCGACGCGGCGCCACCCGGGGCAGCCGAGCGGGTGGCCGACGCACCGGCGAACGTCTCCGTGCGCGTCACGACCGACCTGGGGACGACCTTCGATATCGTCGACGGGAACGAACTGACGCTCCACGTCCCCCACCCGACCGAGCGCGGCGAGCGACTGGGCGTGATCCACGTCCGCGACGAGTCGATGGCCGGCCGGCTGGTCGAGGTGTTCGACCGCGCGTGGGAGGCGGCGACGCCGCTGTCCGCCGTCGCCGAGGGCGAAGTCCCGGTCGGGGAGTGA
- the nadC gene encoding carboxylating nicotinate-nucleotide diphosphorylase, translating to MIPDSKIETWLREDVGHHDVTNQVPGRTTGRLVAKEAGVVAGLDAARAVFEYLGVEVVDSTAAGDRIDAGDTVLEVEGSAREVLRGERVAVNIAGHASGVATKTRRAVDAAREIDRWETSGDASGETASRESDDVRVAGTRKTTPGLRGVEKRAVVAGGGDTHRLDLSHMVMVKDNHVAEMGLEPAVEHFRERASFATKVEVEVETVEQAPRAAEAGADIVLLDNMDPETTAEAVDLLRTAADDLGREVLAEASGGITVETVPDYAATGVDVISMGSLTHSAPTLDLSFRTG from the coding sequence ATGATCCCCGATTCGAAGATCGAGACGTGGCTCCGCGAGGACGTCGGCCACCACGACGTGACGAATCAGGTGCCCGGCCGGACGACCGGTCGCCTCGTCGCCAAGGAGGCCGGCGTCGTCGCCGGCCTCGACGCCGCCCGGGCCGTCTTCGAGTACCTCGGCGTCGAAGTCGTCGACAGCACGGCCGCCGGCGACCGCATCGACGCCGGCGACACCGTCCTCGAAGTCGAGGGCTCCGCTCGCGAGGTGCTGCGCGGCGAGCGGGTGGCCGTCAATATCGCGGGCCACGCCTCCGGTGTCGCGACGAAGACGCGACGCGCAGTGGACGCCGCTCGCGAGATCGACCGATGGGAGACCTCGGGCGATGCGAGCGGTGAAACCGCGAGCCGCGAGAGCGACGACGTACGCGTCGCCGGCACCCGCAAGACGACGCCCGGACTGCGGGGCGTCGAGAAGCGGGCCGTCGTCGCCGGTGGCGGCGACACCCACCGCCTCGATCTGTCGCACATGGTGATGGTCAAGGACAACCACGTCGCCGAGATGGGCCTCGAACCGGCCGTCGAGCACTTCCGCGAACGGGCGTCGTTCGCCACGAAGGTCGAGGTCGAGGTCGAGACGGTCGAGCAGGCCCCCCGCGCCGCCGAAGCCGGCGCCGACATCGTCCTGCTGGACAACATGGACCCCGAGACGACCGCCGAGGCGGTCGACCTGTTGCGGACGGCGGCCGACGACCTGGGTCGGGAGGTGCTGGCCGAGGCCTCGGGTGGGATCACCGTCGAGACCGTGCCCGACTACGCCGCGACCGGCGTCGACGTGATCTCGATGGGAAGTTTGACGCACTCGGCGCCGACGCTCGATCTGTCCTTCCGGACGGGGTGA